Proteins from a single region of Patescibacteria group bacterium:
- a CDS encoding sigma-70 family RNA polymerase sigma factor produces the protein MANHIIIHKPSVVAKRQPLVWPEKEADRLIAKGRQLGFVTENEILYNLPNIEKYLEKYEEFLNRLDKAGVTIKESQVGLLELKPKEKKESKMDEIMFDLSHLSEDSIQMYLKEIGKVPLLTPEEEVELSKKKDMGDKESMQKLIEANLRLVVSIAKKFIGYGLSFLDLIQEGNMGLFRAVEKFDWKKGYKFSTYATWWIKQAVTRALADQSRTIRIPVHMVESINKFQQARRWLTQQLGREVTAEEVAAETGEVAENIRHIMEISQDIVSLETTVGGDEDRDTELGDLIEDLKTISPERVAAVKILRDYMKEIVKDLPNREKRILEVRFGLADGVTHTLEEVGREYNVTRERIRQIEAKAIERLREMKGIEKIKDYF, from the coding sequence ATGGCCAATCATATAATAATACATAAGCCTTCGGTAGTTGCGAAGCGTCAGCCTTTAGTTTGGCCGGAGAAAGAAGCCGACCGGCTTATTGCTAAAGGCAGGCAGCTTGGTTTTGTGACTGAAAACGAAATTTTATATAATTTGCCGAATATTGAAAAATATCTGGAGAAATACGAAGAATTTTTAAATAGACTGGATAAAGCCGGTGTGACCATTAAGGAATCGCAGGTCGGGCTCCTGGAGCTCAAGCCGAAAGAAAAAAAAGAATCTAAGATGGACGAGATTATGTTTGATTTATCTCACCTGTCAGAAGATTCGATTCAGATGTATCTTAAAGAAATAGGCAAGGTGCCGCTTCTAACTCCGGAAGAAGAAGTGGAATTATCCAAAAAAAAAGACATGGGCGATAAAGAGTCGATGCAAAAATTGATTGAAGCGAACCTACGTTTAGTCGTCAGCATTGCCAAAAAATTCATCGGTTACGGATTGTCGTTCTTGGATTTAATTCAGGAGGGCAATATGGGTTTATTTAGGGCCGTGGAAAAATTTGACTGGAAAAAAGGATATAAATTTTCAACTTATGCCACTTGGTGGATTAAGCAAGCCGTGACCCGTGCTTTAGCCGATCAGTCGCGTACTATCCGCATTCCGGTGCATATGGTCGAATCAATCAATAAGTTCCAGCAAGCGCGACGTTGGCTGACCCAGCAATTAGGTCGGGAAGTGACGGCCGAAGAAGTGGCTGCGGAAACCGGCGAGGTAGCGGAAAATATTCGTCATATTATGGAAATTTCGCAGGACATTGTTTCGCTTGAAACTACGGTCGGTGGCGACGAAGACAGAGACACGGAGCTGGGCGATTTAATCGAAGATTTAAAGACTATCAGTCCGGAAAGAGTGGCGGCGGTCAAGATTTTGCGCGACTATATGAAAGAAATTGTCAAAGATTTGCCGAATCGGGAAAAGAGAATTCTTGAGGTCCGTTTTGGTTTGGCCGATGGCGTAACGCATACGCTCGAAGAAGTGGGCCGCGAATATAATGTCACTCGCGAACGCATTCGCCAAATCGAAGCCAAGGCCATCGAACGCTTACGTGAGATGAAGGGCATTGAAAAAATCAAAGATTATTTCTAA
- the dnaG gene encoding DNA primase, whose protein sequence is MKLLLLGMQNQIEEIKSRLDIIDVISEYVQLRQSGVNYRALCPFHTEKAPSFFVSPERQIWHCFGSCNEGGDIFEFIMKIENVDFPEALRILAKKAGVQLTKEDYRVTSQKTKLMDIMRVAAQFYHLVLQKSSLAEKVREYLDGRGVKQETIKDFQLGFAPDRWDELVGFLNKKGVKMIEAEAAGLVMRSNKPLNNKQNYYDRFRNRIMFPINDLYGNPVGFTSRIVPWAETTETAKYVNTPETPIYNKSRVIYAFDKAKAAIKKEDAVIMVEGNMDVIACHQAGSKNVVASSGTALTADQVKLLKRYTNNLLLSFDVDLAGENATQRGIDVAMKAEMNIKVIRVPEGKDPDECLKENPDKWFEAIKNAKSIMDYYLDLALKGRDINKVEDKKTITRILLPVVAKFGDPVEQSYWLKFIANKIDVPEYSLRDKIKNIKPTKDYQPKEEKIVNRVSKEQMTAEIFMGLLLKYPDLLMDYFLLLKLEAFAGNRLKGLAELVKKCYNLSTKNDFPACLRQKTSDPDLLNFIDYLELLAEKEYPHIVFDKKGLTEKNRKEINSEAQKLLQIIREEYLRKESARLTTQLKQAEKDKDNQKIKDLSGQISKINREIHQL, encoded by the coding sequence ATGAAGTTATTGTTACTGGGTATGCAAAACCAAATAGAAGAAATTAAAAGTCGGCTGGACATCATTGATGTTATTTCTGAATATGTCCAATTACGGCAATCAGGAGTAAATTACCGAGCGCTTTGCCCGTTTCATACCGAAAAGGCGCCGTCATTTTTTGTATCGCCGGAACGACAGATTTGGCATTGTTTCGGTTCGTGTAATGAGGGCGGCGACATTTTTGAATTTATCATGAAAATAGAAAACGTTGATTTTCCCGAGGCGCTTCGGATTTTGGCGAAGAAAGCCGGTGTGCAATTAACCAAAGAAGATTACCGCGTCACTAGCCAGAAGACCAAATTAATGGATATTATGCGCGTGGCAGCTCAGTTTTATCATTTAGTTTTGCAAAAATCATCTTTGGCGGAAAAGGTAAGAGAATATCTCGATGGTCGCGGTGTTAAACAAGAAACCATCAAAGACTTTCAGCTCGGTTTTGCGCCAGACCGTTGGGATGAGTTAGTTGGTTTTTTAAACAAAAAGGGCGTCAAAATGATTGAAGCGGAAGCGGCCGGGTTAGTTATGCGTTCTAACAAGCCGCTTAATAATAAACAAAATTATTATGATCGTTTTCGCAACCGCATTATGTTTCCGATAAACGATCTATACGGAAATCCGGTCGGCTTTACTTCTCGTATCGTACCCTGGGCCGAGACCACGGAAACGGCAAAATACGTTAATACTCCGGAAACACCGATTTATAATAAGAGTCGCGTCATTTATGCTTTTGATAAGGCCAAGGCGGCAATAAAAAAAGAAGATGCGGTGATTATGGTCGAGGGGAATATGGATGTCATCGCTTGCCATCAGGCTGGTTCGAAAAATGTCGTAGCTTCTTCTGGCACGGCCTTAACTGCCGACCAAGTGAAATTATTAAAACGCTATACTAATAATTTGCTTTTGTCTTTCGATGTCGATCTGGCCGGCGAGAACGCTACGCAGCGGGGGATAGATGTGGCTATGAAAGCCGAGATGAACATCAAGGTTATCCGCGTGCCCGAAGGTAAAGATCCCGATGAGTGCCTAAAAGAAAATCCGGACAAATGGTTTGAGGCCATTAAAAACGCCAAATCAATCATGGATTATTATTTAGATTTGGCCTTAAAAGGCAGAGATATAAATAAAGTAGAAGACAAAAAAACAATAACTAGAATTTTATTACCGGTAGTGGCCAAGTTCGGCGATCCAGTGGAGCAGAGCTATTGGCTTAAATTTATCGCCAATAAAATTGACGTGCCGGAATATTCGCTACGTGATAAAATAAAAAACATAAAACCGACGAAAGACTATCAACCCAAGGAAGAAAAAATCGTTAATAGGGTTTCAAAAGAGCAGATGACCGCGGAAATATTCATGGGTTTGCTTTTAAAATATCCGGATTTACTTATGGATTATTTTCTTCTGCTTAAGCTCGAGGCCTTTGCCGGCAATCGCTTAAAAGGCCTTGCTGAACTCGTTAAAAAGTGCTATAATCTATCTACAAAAAATGATTTTCCGGCCTGTTTACGTCAGAAGACCAGTGATCCGGATTTATTGAATTTCATTGATTATCTGGAGCTTTTAGCGGAAAAAGAATACCCACACATTGTTTTTGATAAAAAAGGATTGACCGAAAAAAACAGAAAAGAGATAAATAGCGAAGCGCAAAAATTATTGCAAATTATTCGCGAAGAATATCTAAGGAAAGAAAGTGCACGATTGACTACCCAGTTAAAACAAGCCGAAAAAGACAAAGACAACCAAAAAATCAAAGATTTATCTGGCCAGATTTCAAAAATTAATCGGGAAATACATCAATTATAA
- a CDS encoding GIY-YIG nuclease family protein has translation MSYFVYAIYNKDHKKIYIGQTDDIKNRLLLHNDHLFKKSYTSRFDGDWSLIYKEKIENRQEALIREKELKSYRGRQFIKQYIPG, from the coding sequence ATGAGCTATTTTGTTTACGCTATCTATAACAAAGACCACAAAAAGATTTATATCGGTCAAACAGATGATATAAAGAATAGATTATTATTACATAACGATCATCTATTTAAGAAAAGTTATACATCTAGATTTGATGGTGATTGGTCCCTTATATATAAGGAGAAAATAGAAAATAGGCAGGAAGCCTTAATAAGGGAAAAGGAACTAAAAAGTTATCGTGGCAGACAATTTATAAAACAATATATTCCGGGGTAG